The nucleotide sequence TCGTGGAAGATTAGAATCTGTTTACGCAGCCTTCTCTAATGTAGGTTCAGTAATCGATCAAAAGTTGATGGATATCTCTGAAGATGCATGGGAAGATCTTATGAGCCTTCCTGAATATGAACATATTGCGTTCTCTTTAAACGAGAGAAGAGCAAAAGCAAAAGAAAAGCTTGGCATTTCAGAAGAATCTTTAATCAATGATTTAGCAGTTGACGGTTACCATGCATGGTCAACTCTTTATGATCTAGTAGTGGGCAGAATTAACATTAAAGTAGAGATAGATGGTAAAGAAGAAGAATTATCAGTTGGCCAGGCAGAAAACAAATTCTCAAGTCCTGATCGTCAAGTCCGAAAAGATACGTTCAAAAAGTTTGTTGAAGCTTGGGATCATGAAGGAGAATTTTGTGCTGCGTCTATTAATCACATCGCAGGCTTTAGAAATGAAATCTATAAGCATAGAGGATGGGAAGAAACGTTAAAAGAACCTCTTGCGATCAATCGTATGAAGGAAGAAACGCTTACAGCAATGTGGGATGCAATTACATCTAAAAAAGACATCTTCGTAAAGTATCTTGACCGTAAAGCCAAACTTTTAAATCTTGAGAAATTAAGCTGGTATGATGTAGATGCACCATTGTCTTCAGCAAACAGCAAAATGAGCTATGATGAAGCTGCTCAGTTTATTGTTGAACATTTCCGTACATTAGCACCTAAAATGGCAGATTTCTCAGAAAAAGCATTTTTGGATGGCTGGATTGAAGCGGAAGATCGTTCAGGTAAAAGACCAGGTGGATTTTGTACAGGTTTTCCTACTAAAAAAGAAACACGTATCTTTATGACATTCTCAGGAACACCAAGCAATGTTTCTACGCTTGCACATGAATTAGGTCATGCTTTTCATTCGGATGTATTAAAAGAAATGCCTTACTATGCAACAAATTATGCGATGAATGTAGCGGAAACAGCTTCTACATTCGCTGAGATGATCGTTGCAGATGCAGCAGTATCAAATGCAAAAACAAAAGAGGAAAAAATTGCCCTTCTTGAAGACAAAGCACAAAGATCTGTAGCGTTCTTTATGAACATACATGCGCGTTTCTTGTTTGAAACAAGAATGTATGAAGAAAGAAAATCTGGTCAGCTGTCTGTTGAACGTTTATGCGAACTAATGGAAGAAGCTCAAAAAGAAGCGTTTAACGATGCGCTTGAAGAGTATCACCCATACTTCTGGGCGTCTAAGCTTCATTTCTATATTACCGATGTTCCGTTTTACAACTTCCCATATACGTTCGGCTATTTATTCTCTGCAGGTATTTATGCAAAAGCAAAAGAAGAAGGGCCGTCGTTTGAGGAAAAGTATATTGCACTTCTTCAAGACACAGGGAAGATGCAAGTGGAAGAGCTCGCACAAAAGCATTTAGGCATTGATGTAACAAAACAAGATTTCTGGTTAAAAGGAATTGAATTAGCAGCAGCAGATGTAGAGGAATTTTTGGCACTAACTGAAGAGTAATATGACTGGTTTGAAGTATACTGGCAGTTTCCGTTATGGGAGCTGCCATTTTTTTGTGAAGGTTTGTCTATTTGAAGAGTACACATTTAAGCGGATTGATTTTTTTCCGTGATGTAGCGTATTTTTTTCGTGATTATACCGCTTATTTCCGTGATTCCACCCAAAAATTCCGTGATTGCAGCATGTTTTTCGAAAGTTCATCTTACTAGTGTATTTACCACACAGAATACTAGAAGAAAGGCTTTGTGAAATATAAAAAAAGCTTGGCAAAACACCAAGCTTTTTCTAATTCACAGCACTCCACTATTAGAGAAAAGATATTTATCTCTTTTCAATGGAGATATTGCTTATCATCAAGATAGATAACCCAAAGGTAAGGAACATATATAGAAAACCTGGTACTACATGTACTGTCAAATATCCAGCAGCCATTAAACAGCCTGCTACGGTAATGGGCACACCCACAAAGGAACCGGTAAACTCGGTAATATTGAAGCGGGCAAGACGTATGGCACCGCAAACAATAAAAATGATGGTAAATAGCATACCAGGTACGCCAAACTGATAAAGAACAACTTGATAGATTAAAAAGGCTGGTGCAATACCGAATGAGATTAAATCACAAAGTGAATCTAATTGCTTTCCAAACTCTGATTCAATATTTAGCATTCTAGCGACCATCCCATCAAAACGGTCGAACAAACCTGCCAAAAAGATCAAGATAAATCCAATTTTCAAGTCTCCTGAAATCATAAGTAATAAAGCTAAAACACCTAGTGATAAATTGATTAACGTTAAGAAGTTGGCTGTTTGCCCCTTCACTTTCTTTAACGTTGAATCAATCCTCTCTCTCTCAAGCATGAACATATAATCACTCCTCAAAGGGTAGCAAGCTAGAACAATAAATGAAAGCGGCAGATGAATATAGTAATTCCTGCCGCCCATTTTACCAACAATGTCCGTTGCTTAAAATTATATACCCAATGTTTTTAATATATGTCTGAGAGAAGTTGATTCTAGTTATTGACCGTTGGACCTATGATTCTTTTCGAGTTCATTAAAAACTGTTTTATCAGACAGTGGAACTCCTGTCCGATACGCAGCTCTAGAGATCATATGACCTGCTACAGGAGCTGTCATAAGTACGAAGAGGATTCCAAGAATTAGTTTTCCACTGAACAAATTCATCTCAGCTAATACGTATATAAACGACCCAATAAGAATTCCTGACACACCTAGAGTCGAAGCTTTACTGGCTGCATGAAGTCTTGAATACACATCTGGAAATCGAAGAACGCCAAGTGTACCGGAAAAAATGATAAAGGTGCCGATGATAAGGAAAAAGCTAATCACGATCTTGATCAATGATAACACCCTTTTCTAAGAATTTTGCAACTGCAACCGTTGCAATAAAAGTTAATATTCCAATCAGCAAGATGATATCGTTCAATTGGACCGTATCTAAAATTATAGCCATTAGCCCAGTGATCGCAATTAAGTTAATTCCTATTGTATCGAGTGCTACAACACGATCTGGATTGGATGGACCAACTACTGCTCTATAAAGGAGAAGCAGGATAGAGATGGTAGTGACGAATAAACATATATAGACAACAATGGAGAACCAATTTGTCATCGTGTTACCTCCCTTATTGCTTTTTCGAATGAATCCTTAATTGAAACGATTGTTTCATTTACATCAGGTAAATCTAGGGCATGTATATAGATGAATCTTTGATCTTTAGAAACATCAACAGAAAGAGTACCTGGTGTAAGAGTGATCAAGTTTGCGAGCAGCGTAATTTCCCAATTCTTCTTTACATCAATAGGGAGCGCTAAAATTCCTGGTTGAAAATCAAGCCGAGGTTTGTATATCCACTTTAGTACTTCTATGTTTGATAAAATCAGCTCTTTAATGAACAGAAAGATCAAAAATCCAATCGCTTTTACATGTTTGAAATAGTAAGAATCTGGAATGAATCGGTTTAATAAAAACAGAAGAGCAGCCCCAATCACAAATCCAACTAAAAAACTTGCGAAAGAGTAGCTCTCAGATAAAAACATCCAAATAACGCCGATCAGCAAATTTAGAATAAGTTGAAATGTCATGGGATTACTCCTTTAATACATAATCAATATAGATTTGCGGATCAATTAGGCTGTCTGCCGCGGCCTGAATATATGGATAAAACCATTCCGCACCAACCCCTAAAACAATAGAGATAGCCAGCAGTACAGCAGAAGCCGTTAGTCCTGAAGATTTCACTTTTTGTTGAGGCTCTTCTTTTAACTCTCCCCAGAAAGCACCTATGAAAATGCGGATTACTGAAAATAAGATTAACAAACTAGATAACAATCCGGCCCCAGCAGCGATATAGTGACCCTCGTCCATTGCGCCTCTTAAAAGAAGGTATTTACCGATAAATCCGCTGAACGGCGGTATTCCTGCTAAAACAAGAGATGCGATAAAAAACATCCAGCCCATAAATGGTGCTGTTTTAATATATCCGCCCATCTTGTGAAGGTTTGATGTTCCAGCATGCCAAGCAAGTAATCCCACCAAGAAAAATAGCGCAGCCTTGATTGCCATGTCGTGTACTAAATAATAGATCGTACCGGCAATTGATTCAGCTGAGAACGTTCCGATTCCAAGCAGCATAAACCCTATGGCAGGCATGATATTATAGGCGATGATTAGTTTTACATTCGATGTGGATAGTGCTCCAATAACTCCTATTAACATAGTTAGAGTGGCTATCCAAATGAAAAAGGTATGAGTCAGCTCAAGTTTGTGAGAAAAAATGAGTGTAAATACTCTTAGCATGGAATAAACGCCAACTTTTGTTAACAGGGCTCCGAATAGTGCAGAAACAATCGGTGAAGGAACAATGTATGACTTAGGAAGCCAAAAATACAAAGGAAATAATGCTCCTTTAGTTGCGAAAACGATGAATAATAAAATCGCAATACCGGTTAAGATTCCTTGCTGTTCAACTTCGGCAACACGTTCTCCAAGTTGTGCCATATTAACTGTCCCGGTAACAGAGTATAGAAAGGCTACCGTTGTTACAAATAAAATAGACGAAAACAAATTTAGCAAGATATACTTTACAGATTCCCGGAATTGATGCTTGGAACCCCCGATGATAATCAATCCATAGGAGGCCATCAAAAGTACCTCGAAAAATACGAATAGGTTGAAAAGATCACCTGTTAAGAATGCACCACATACTCCTGCAACCAATAATAAGAACAAAGGATAAAAGTAGTGGTGTATCATCTTCTCGGTAACTGATGATAATGCAAAAATAGCTGCAGTTGCCGCAATTACATTGACAGCAAGTATCATAATGACCGATAACTGGTCAGCAACAAGAACAATTCCATATGGTGCTTTCCATCCACCGGTTTCTAAAACAAGCGGACCTTTTGTAAAAACATAATAACTTAGAAAGATAGATATCCCTAAGTTTAGAAAAACTACAAGAAAAGAAGTATTGATCGTTAGCTTTTGTTTCTTATTAAAAAACACGAGCAAAACACCGAAAAATAAAGGTATAAAAATTGGCAAAAATACTAAATTACTCATCATCCGTTCCCCTTAGCTGATCCATCATATCCGTCTTATTGCTTTGATAGGTACGATAAGCTAGAACAAGAAGAAAGCTCGTTACCCCAAAACTTATAACAATAGATGTCAGTATTAGCGCTTGAGGAAGAGGATCAGTATATACTTTGATCCCCTTTTCTAAAATGGGAGGTGCACCACGGTTCAATTTTCCCATCGTTAAAATAAACAGGTGTGCCCCATGTGATAAAAGCGCTGTGCCTAGTACAATTTTTAATAGTTGTTTTTGAAGTATAAGATAAACGCCGGCTGCAAATAAAGTTCCGGCAAGTATAGACATAAGAATTTCCATTAGTGATTCATGTCTCCTTTATCCCGGTATTTTATCATGGCGAAAATGCCCAAAGCAGCTAGACCAAGTACTGCTATTTCAAATAAAGTATCCAATCCACGGAAATCAACAAGGATGACGTTTACGATATTATCTCCTCCGCCGAGTTTATAAGAGTTATCGACGAAATATTTTGCAATGCTGTCAAAGTATTGTGAGCTATGTGAAGAGATCGCTACAATGGTAAGCAAAGCTCCTGTCGAAGCAGCAATTACAAAATCCACAAGTTTTTCAGAACTCTTTTTATCCGACTTTTTTAACTTTGGCAAATGAGCAAAGCATAGCAAGAACAATGCTACAGTAATTGTTTCAACGATTAGCTGTGTTAATGCCAAGTCAGGTGCCCGGAAGAATACGAACAGCAAAGAAAGTCCATACCCTACGACCCCGATTACAATGATTGCAGCAATGCGCTGGTTCATCCAAATGGTTGCAATCGCAGCAACAGCCATTACAGATCCAATTAACACCTCAGGCCAAGTGACTGGCGCTAAGTCATCAAAAGAAATTTTAAATCCGTCTGTAATGAAGATAAAGGCTGATGTTGAAATGACCAAAAATACAAGGATGATGGATGTGTATAAACGCAATGACCCCGTCATATAAGATTTTGTAAAGATATTCGAAAACCTCAATAACCCATTTACTAATGCTTGATATAAACGGTCCGTTGAAAATTTCCCAGGTACCCTGTTATAGACCGGTTGCCATTTTTTTAATGTCAGAGAAAGTAAAATACCTAGTATTACAACAATAAGTGACATATAAAGCGGTCCATTCAAACCGTGCCAAAATTTAAGGTGTATAAGAGCAAAATCTCCCGTGACAGAAGCAACAGCTGGTGCAAGAAGGGGCTCGTTGATTAAATTTGGCAATAATCCAATCAATACTACTAATCCAATAAGTACAATCGGTGATATAAGCATGCCGATTGGTGCCTCATGAGGCTGTTTCTCTAACTGATCAAGCTTTGCTTTCCCTGTAAAAGTACCAAAAACAAGATACATGGAATAAACAAAAGTAAAAATACTCCCAGCTACTGCAAAAATGGGAATCCATTGGGCAAACATTGCAGCAAATCCACTCGTTTGTTCTAGTTTCAAGGAGGCGTCAAAAAACATCTCCTTACTTAGAAAGCCGTTGAAGATGGGAAGTGGTATTCCCGCCATAGAAAACGCCCCAAAAAAGGCAAGAGTAGCAGAGATAGGCATAAACGTGTATAGTCCGCCAAGTCTCCTAATATCTCTTGTTCCTGTCTCATGATCTACAATACCTGCAATCATAAACAGGCTGCCTTTAAAAGTGGCGTGATTAAAGATATGGAAGATAGCAGCTAGAGTAGCAACTCCAGTGCCAAAGCCTAGCATAGACATGATCATACCGAGCTGACTGATTGTAGAATAAGCAAGAATTCCTTTTAAATCGGTTTGGCGTGACGCGAGAAAAGACCCAACACAGAGCGTGATTAGCCCGGCACCTGTAACGATAATAAAAAATATATCCGAACCGCTAAAAATGAGTGAGAATCTTGCGACTAAATAGATTCCCGCTTTAACCATCGTTGCCGAGTGAAGGTACGCACTGACAGGTGTTGGTGCTTCCATTGCATCAGGAAGCCAGCTGTGAAACGGAAACTGTGCTGATTTAGTAAAAGCTCCAATCAGCAGCAAAAGCATAATGGGAATAAACAAATCGCTCTCAATGATGTCAGATCGATTTGCAATCATCTCTCGAATGCTGTTAGTCTCTGCTGTTATGGAAAGGAGAATAAGAGCACCAAGCATCGATAGTCCTCCAAAGACCGTGACCAGCATCGATTTTTGTGCACCATATGTTGAACGTTCACGGTAGAACCAAAAACCGATTAATAGAAATGATGAGATACTCGTGAATTCCCAGAAGGTATAGAGTACGAATACGTTGTCAGATAGAACGACTCCTAACATCGATCCCATAAATAAGAGTAAATACACATAAAAATGGACGAGTTGTTCTTTTTTCGATAAGTAAAAGATGGAATAAAGAACCACCAATGAACCAATCCCAGTTATCAATAAGGAAAAAAGCATGCTAAGCCCGTCCAAGTAAAAGCTCAATTGAATATCAAGCGATGGAATCCAGTTAGCGACGCTTTGAACAATTTTCCCTTCAGCTAATACAGGCAATTTCGAACAAAACAGAATAAACAGTACGGCTGGAACAGGAAATACAAACCAGCCAGTATGTATCCGGCTTTCTTTTTTAGCGACAAGCCCGATCAACAGTGCTGCTAAAAAAGGTACAAGTATGTAAATATGTAACATAAATACCGGTAAACCTCCTTAAAACCCAATAATAATCATGATAGTCCATTACATTGTAAGCAAAACCTTTCCGTTTTAGCAAATAGTTTACTAAGCAGAAACTCTCTCGTTCACATTAGATTTATTAACTCTTGAATATCCTTCCCAAAAAATACCTAACCTATTTGAGAGGTGAATGATAATGAGACTATTTCATATATACGGATTACTTTTAATTTTGTTTCAATTAACAGGATGTTTAAATGATTCTGTATATAAAAAAGAAGAAGGTAGCCCTGGTTTTCAGCCAAGAGAATATTATAGGAAACACATAAGTTTTTCCGATACAGGTGTTTTTAACGCTTCGTCGCTTGCCGAAGAAATGAAAAGAGAAATAACAAAAGACAAACATATCAAACATGCGATTGTGTTAAAAGATCAAGAAAAATATGTAGTCGCGATAAAAGTAAAAGCTTATCATCATAAAGAAGCAGAAGCATTGAGTAAGAAGTATAAGCAGTTCTGGGAAGAAAAATGGAGAATTCCTGTTGAAATTACCTTTTCACCAGGGGATTACCGAAAAGCAGAGAAGATGCTAGCCACAAAAAAATAGAGCGTACGTATACGCTCTACATTAAAACTTGCTGTAATCTAGCATGAAGTGATCTTCTGTCAATCTCTTTTTTTATAAGTAAAATAAAGTCTTTGCTAAGTTTCAGTTCTCTTGCCTTTAAGTAGGATTCAATCAACAGGTCGTCCGAAAGTTTTTCCATAATATAGCCCTCACGAAGCGGCATGGTCACCTCCTGTTTTTTATAAAAAATGATGGAACAGCTATTCTAAATTCGTATAAAAGTCATAAAATGTTAGGTTGATGTTTTATGTACTTGCTTTTATGTATTTGAAGCTTACCATGTATTGTAAAAAGGAACAACCGTTCGTTTATCCACAGTGTTTGGTGGATAAGTTGTGGGTAAAATGTTAACATCTTAAAGAAAGATAACTGATACCAAGGTGAATAATGTGTATAAGATTATCCACATTGTTGGGTAGGGGAACAATTTGTCGAAAACTTTTTTATTATTTTAAATAATGCTCTTTTCTTTAGGCTGTTTTCGGATATTATGTTGAGCTTTAAAAGTAGTGATTTCCGCCAGGTTGTTCGCTTTCAACTTTTCAATGAAGAACAAGAAAAAAGAATTTCTTAAAAAAATCTTTTAGAAGTTGCTCTTGAAAGTAATCCTTTTAGGTGTGGTGTACCACATACAAAACAATCATCTTGTCCAGGGAGCGTATGAACAAAAATAATGTTCTGTATTTCATATTTGAATTCTTACTAATAGCAAACGTCACGAAAATACCCTAAAATCGGGAAATGTAGAAAAATCGTTTGTACTTCCTTTCATTACTGGTAAAATAGAAACGTTCATAAGGAAATGTGAAGAGGTGCTTGAAATGTTAAAACATTTTTTGCCGGATCAGCATGTTCAAAATATATTGGACATTACACCGGAAATGTTAGTTGAACGAGGAGTTAAAGGGATTATCACAGATTTAGATAATACGCTAGTGGAATGGGATAGACCTGAAGCAACTCCCGAATTAATTAAATGGTTTACTTCTATTAAAGAAAAAGGAATCTTGATTACCATCGTATCGAATAACACACAGCATAGAGTGAAAAGTTTCTCAGACCCTGTGGGGATCCCGTTTATCTATAGTGCAAGAAAGCCTATGACAAAAGCTTTTAAAAGAGCTCTAAAGGATATGAAGTTAAAAAATGAGGAAGTTGTTGTAATTGGTGATCAGCTTCTTACTGACGTATTAGGTGGAAACCGACTTGGGCTTCACACCATTCTAGTTGTACCTGTTGCTAGCAGTGACGGGTTCTGGACAAGGTTTAACAGAAAGATTGAACGCATTATATTGTCTTGGATGAAAAGAAAAGGCATGTTGCATTGGGAGGAATAAGTTTGGAACAAATAAAATGTGTGGGCTGCGGAGTCTCCATACAAACAGAGGACAAAGAAGCGCTCGGATACGCACCTCTTTCAGCACTAACGAAAGAGCTGCCTATCTGTCAGCGCTGTTTTCGTTTAAAACACTATAATGAGATTCATGACGTTAGTTTAACAGATGATGATTATCGTAAAATTGTCTCTAGTATTGGTGATGAAGATGCGCTTGTCGTAAAAATTGTAGATATCTTTGATTTTAGTGGAAGCTGGCTGCCTGGGTTACATCGATATGCAGGCAAAAATCCCATACTTCTTGTAGGGAACAAACTTGATTTGCTGCCAAAATCAGTAAACCCTAATAAAGTCATTCATTGGATGAAGAAAGAAGCGAAAGAACTGGGATTAAAGCCAATTGATGTCCAGTTGATTTCAGCAGAAAAGGGTTACGGAATTGAAGAATTAGCAGAAGCTATCGATCATTACCGTCAAGGAAAAGATGTATATGTTGTAGGTTGTACGAATACAGGGAAATCTACATTTATTAACCGATTGATTAAGCAGTATGGAGAAGATGCTGCTGATTTTATTACAACTTCTCATTTCCCGGGCACAACTCTTGATCTCATTGATATTCCGCTTGATGGAAGAAGTCACATGTATGATACTCCAGGAATCATAAATCACCATCAGATGGCACATTATGTTTCTAAAAAAGAACTGAATATCATCATGCCGAAAAAAGAGATAAAGCCGATGGTGTTTCAACTAAACGAAATGCAGACGTTGTTCTTTGGCGGACTTGCGAGAATGGATTATGTAAAAGGCGGAAAACAATCCTTTGTCTGTCATTTCTCTAACCATCTAAACATCCATCGAACCAAAACAGAAAAAGCAGACGAGCTTTATGAAAACCACTTGGGTGATATGCTAGCTCCACCAGAAGACGTTACGAACTTCCCTAAGCTTAAACGCTATGAATTCATGATTAAAGAAAGTAAAACTGACGTTGTAATCTCAGGACTAGGTTGGGTTACGTTTCCGGAAGCAAGAGCAAAAGTTGTTTTTCATGCTCCTGAAGGTGTAGCGGTCACTGTTCGTAAATCCTTAATTTAAGGAGGACCTTTCATAATGATAAAAGCACTTGTAATCGGAGATCCAATAGAACATTCTTTGTCACCGGTTATGCATAATGAAGCTTTTAAGCATACGGGCATCTCTGGAATATATGAAAAACAAAGAGTGAAGTCAGAGGATTTAGAAGTTTTTATTAATAAGCTTAAAGAAAGCAACTACGCTGGATGTAATGTAACCATTCCACATAAAGTATCCATTCTTCCTTTTTTGGATGAGATTGATGAAGAAGCGAGAGAGATTGGTGCTGTCAATACCGTCGTAAACAACGGCGGTAAATTGATTGGATATAATACAGACGGTAAAGGCTTTTTACGAAGTTTAAAGGATAAAATCAGTAAACCTCTTTCAGAACTTAATGTATTGCTAATTGGTGCAGGTGGTGCTGCACGTTCGATTTGTTACGCATTAAAAAAAGAAAACCCAAAACAGTTAGCTATTGCTAATCGTTCAGAGGGACGGCTTCAATCTTTATTAAACGACCTAAAAGATGAGCGTATAGAAGGGTTGTCTTTACAAAGGGCAGAGAAAGATCTTGAACGGTTTGACGTACTGATAAATACGACTAACGCAGGGATGTACCCTGAGATGGATTCTGTCCCTTTAAAGCTAGCTCATTTGAAGGAAGAGGCAGTTGTATGTGACATTGTATACAACCCTCTTGTCACGAAATGGTTAGAAGAAGCAAAAGCTAGAGGTGCTGTTACAGATAATGGTGTTTCAATGCTCGTCATGCAAGGAGCAATGGCTTTTGAAAAATGGACAGGTATTTTTCCTGACACAAATAAAATGAAACAAATTGTTATTGAACAACTTAGGAGGTAACTATGCTTACAGGTAAACAAAAACGCTTTTTGCGTTCCAAGGCCCATCATATTCAACCCATTTTTCAAGTTGGTAAAGGTGGGGTAAATTCAAATTTAGTCAAGCAAGTAGAAGAAGCATTAGAAGCTAGAGAGTTAATTAAAGTAAGTGTTTTGCAAAACTGTGATGAAGATAAAGATACAGTAGCATCAGAATTATCTAGTGGATCTAAGGCTCAATTGGTACAAGTAATCGGCAGTACAATCGTGCTATACAAAGAATCCGTTAATCAGAAACGCATTGAACTCCCTTAAGGAGTGAAAAAAAGAATGGAAAAGCAGATCGGACTTTTTGGTGGAACTTTCAATCCGCCGCACATCGGACACTTGCTCATTGCCGAAGAAGCATTGGTACAGTTGAATTTAGATGAAGTGTGGTGGATGCCTTCATCTAAACCACCTCACAAAGAGAAAGACGTCGAAGTACCAGATGATCAGCGTATTGAAATGGTAAGAAGAGCAATTGGTAACAATAATCAATTTTCCCTTTCTTTACTTGAGTTTGAGAGAAGTGGTCCTTCATATACTATTGATACGATACGAATTCTCACCCATAAATATCCGCATATAAAATTCACTTTCATTATGGGTGGAGATATGGTTCATTCGTTAAGCAGCTGGCATGAAATTGATGAATTAAAAAATCTTGTTCAATTTGCAGGTGTCGGACGTGCAGGATACCCCATTGACCAACATTGGGAAAGGTATTCGGTAAAACATGTAGAAATACCTATTATTGAGATCTCTTCTTCTTTCATACGTTCAAGATCAAGATCTGGGGGGAACATCCGCTATTATGTCTCGGATGAGGTATGGAAATATGTTAAGGAGAACCATCTTTATGGAACGAACTGAAGCACTTGAAATTGTTAAGAAGCAGCTTACTGACCACCGCTTTATTCATACGTTAGGAGTAGAAGAAACGAGTATCCTTTTAGCGAATAAATTTGGCGCGGACCCAAAGAAAGCTGAAACTGCTGCGATCTTTCATGATTACGCTAAATTCCGTCCAAAGGATGAAATGAGAGAGATCGTTCGAAATGAGGGACTTCCTCAAGAACTTCTTCTATATGGCAGTGAAGTATTGCATGCACCAGTTGGCGCATTTTTAGTTAAAAAAGAAGTAGGAATTGCAGATCCGGAAATCTTAAATGCGATTTATTATCATACAACGGGTAAAGAAAATATGACAATACTCGAAAAAGTGATTTTTCTAGCTGATTATATTGAACCTAACCGTCAATTTCCCGGCGTTGAAGCTGTTAGAGAGCTGGCGCAGGTAAATTTGAATCAGGCCTGTTTAATGGCAGTTAAGAATACGATTGGATTTTTAATGAAACAGAATCAAAAAATCTACCCACTCACGTTTGAAACGTATAACGGATTGCTTCAAGAAATCAAACAATAATTTTAGGAGGAGTGCACTGGATGAACGTAAAAGAACTTATGGAATTGGTAGTCAGAACGGCAGATGATAAGAGAGCAGAAAACATAGCTGTTTTGGATATGGAAGGAATCTCACTGGTTGCGGATTACTTTGTTATCTGTCACGGTAATTCAGAAAAACAAGTTCAGGCTATTTCTAAGGAACTGAAGGATGTTGCTTTAGAAAATGATATTCAAATTCGCCGCATGGAAGGCTACGATCATGCTCGCTGGGTATTGATTGACTTAGCTAATATCGTCGTTCATGTATTTCATCGTGATGACCGCAGTTACTATAATTTAGAAAAACTTTGGGGAGATGCTAACAAAGTTGATGTAGATGCTATCCTTGCCCCTCAACAGAACTTATAAATGAGCTACCAGCAATTTGCATACCTTTATGATGAATTAATGGAGGATGCTCCTTATTCGGATTGGCTTTCTTTTGTCAAAGCGTCTGTATCAAAGTATCTTAAGGATGGATCACGTTTTTTAGACATAGGCTGCGGAACCGGCTCATTGACTATACTCTTAGCAAAAGAGGGCTTTAATGTAACTGGAGTGGATCTTTCATCAGACATGCTAATGGTCGCTAGAGAAAAAGCAGAAGCTGAAAAAGTTTCAATCGCTCTCTTTCAACAGGATATGAGGGATTTAGAAGGATTAGGCTCCTTCGA is from Fictibacillus sp. b24 and encodes:
- a CDS encoding nicotinate-nucleotide adenylyltransferase, with the translated sequence MEKQIGLFGGTFNPPHIGHLLIAEEALVQLNLDEVWWMPSSKPPHKEKDVEVPDDQRIEMVRRAIGNNNQFSLSLLEFERSGPSYTIDTIRILTHKYPHIKFTFIMGGDMVHSLSSWHEIDELKNLVQFAGVGRAGYPIDQHWERYSVKHVEIPIIEISSSFIRSRSRSGGNIRYYVSDEVWKYVKENHLYGTN
- the yqeK gene encoding bis(5'-nucleosyl)-tetraphosphatase (symmetrical) YqeK, with protein sequence MERTEALEIVKKQLTDHRFIHTLGVEETSILLANKFGADPKKAETAAIFHDYAKFRPKDEMREIVRNEGLPQELLLYGSEVLHAPVGAFLVKKEVGIADPEILNAIYYHTTGKENMTILEKVIFLADYIEPNRQFPGVEAVRELAQVNLNQACLMAVKNTIGFLMKQNQKIYPLTFETYNGLLQEIKQ
- the rsfS gene encoding ribosome silencing factor; translated protein: MNVKELMELVVRTADDKRAENIAVLDMEGISLVADYFVICHGNSEKQVQAISKELKDVALENDIQIRRMEGYDHARWVLIDLANIVVHVFHRDDRSYYNLEKLWGDANKVDVDAILAPQQNL